In one Electrophorus electricus isolate fEleEle1 chromosome 21, fEleEle1.pri, whole genome shotgun sequence genomic region, the following are encoded:
- the tmem169a gene encoding transmembrane protein 169a, whose protein sequence is MMEEAHPEQEGVSGAQSPVTSLRGSEEEGGSSTRRKKRKKKEIIYRSEAESACEGSSVNDGALSTPPEEADWDGPADSRFVTLTGTITRGKRKGQLVDIRLALTDRELRDMARSKERLDAECEAGSSFRWEACSVGAGQGPHVLLWSLSCFPVVFLLSFVISFYYGTLTWYNIFLVYNEERTFLHKIVVCPLLVLSYPVLMTALCACVGAYAAAAQLSWSIGEWWQAMADLEKGACGWACGKLGLEDCAPYSVVELLDSDTLSGPLQRRRAEEQEQTSSV, encoded by the exons ATGATGGAGGAGGCGCATCCAGAACAAGAGGGTGTTTCTGGGGCACAGTCCCCAGTCACATCGCTGCGTGGATCAGAGGAGGAAGGGGGATCCAGCAcaaggagaaagaagagaaagaaaaaggagatcATCTACCGCTCTGAGGCAGAGTCTGCATGTGAGGGGAGTTCAGTGAACGATGGCGCCCTCAGCACTCCACCAGAGGAAG CTGATTGGGATGGTCCTGCAGACAGCCGTTTCGTGACGCTCACGGGAACAATCACCCGTGGAAAGAGGAAGGGCCAGCTGGTGGACATCCGCCTGGCGCTGACAGACCGTGAGCTCAGAGACATGGCGCGCTCCAAGGAGCGTCTGGATGCCGAGTGTGAGGCGGGCTCGTCTTTCAGGTGGGAGGCGTGCTCCGTGGGGGCTGGGCAGGGCCCGCATGTGCTCCTCTGGAGCCTCTCTTGCTTCCCTGTCGTCTTCCTGCTGTCCTTCGTTATCTCCTTCTACTACGGCACCCTTACCTGGTACAACATCTTCCTCGTCTACAACGAGGAGCGCACGTTCTTGCACAAGATCGTGGTGTGTCCGCTGCTGGTGCTGAGCTACCCAGTGCTGATGACGGCGCTGTGCGCCTGCGTGGGGGCATACGCTGCTGCCGCCCAGCTTTCCTGGAGCATCGGCGAGTGGTGGCAGGCCATGGCCGACCTGGAGAAAGGCGCATGCGGCTGGGCCTGTGGCAAACTGGGCCTGGAGGACTGCGCCCCCTACAGCGTGGTGGAGCTGCTCGATTCTGACACTCTGTCCGGGCCACTGCAGAGGAGACGGgcagaggagcaggagcagacCTCCTCTGTCTGA
- the pecr gene encoding peroxisomal trans-2-enoyl-CoA reductase, whose product MSISSVFRPGLFNHKVAIVTGGGTGIGKAITSELLHLGCSVVISSRKLQRLETTAEELSHRIPASNPARVTPVRCNIRDEEEVKNLVASTLQLYGRIDFLVNNGGGQFSSAVANMSLKGWKAVIDTNLTGTFLCCKEVYSAWMREHGGAIVNIIADMWKGFPGMAHTGAARAAVDNLTKSLAIEWASSGVRINSVAPGTIFSKTAMENYKELGPMMFKMASPCIPAKRLGVPEEISPAVCFLLSPAASFITGAVLKVDAGQSLYSTVWEIPDHCAWPVAPEGENTDTLREILKEPRSKL is encoded by the exons TCGATATCAAGTGTGTTTAGGCCGGGTCTTTTCAACCACAAAGTTGCAATAGTTACGGGAGGTGGAACGGGCATCGGGAAGGCGATCACATCAGAACTTTTGCATTTAG GCTGCAGTGTTGTCATCTCCTCCCGTAAGCTGCAGCGCTTGGAGACGACAGCTGAAGAGCTGTCCCACAGGATCCCCGCCTCGAACCCGGCCAGAGTCACTCCCGTCCGGTGCAACATACGCGACGAGGAGGAG GTGAAGAATTTGGTTGCGTCCACGCTGCAGCTGTATGGTCGGATTGACTTTCTGGTGAATAATGGTGGTGGGCAGTTCAGCAGCGCTGTGGCCAACATGAGTCTGAAGGGCTGGAAGGCTGTCATCGACACCAACCTGACAGGCACTTTCCTTTGCTGCAAGGAAG TGTACAGTGCGTGGATGCGAGAGCACGGTGGTGCGATCGTTAACATCATTGCTGATATGTGGAAAGGATTCCCTGGCATGGC GCACACGGGTGCTGCCAGGGCTGCTGTGGACAACCTAACCAAGAGTTTGGCCATTGAGTGGGCCAGCAGCGGAGTGAGAATAAACTCTGTGGCTCCA GGAACTATCTTTTCCAAAACTGCGATGGAAAACTACAAAGAACTTGGCCCGATGATGTTTAAGATGGCTTCCCCATGCATCCCAGCAAAAAGGTTGGGCGTTCCAGAGGag ATCTCACCAGCCGTGTGTTTCCTCCTGTCTCCGGCGGCGTCCTTCATCACAGGAGCAGTGCTGAAGGTGGATGCAGGCCAGAGCCTGTATAGCACAGTGTGGGAAATCCCAG ACCATTGTGCATGGCCTGTGGCTCCGGAGGGCGAGAATACAGACACTCTGAGGGAAATCTTAAAGGAGCCCAGATCCAAGCTGTGA